In Oleiharenicola lentus, the following are encoded in one genomic region:
- a CDS encoding ATP-binding protein, producing the protein MVWAVFIFTLLQIIVWHRVPLASRVPVSLVLEAILVVGVGAQFLALNRLSAAGSGTLFVLWLGAIDVIAWVQAGPQMGVGIALVCTVLVALFFINKRAGAAVVIALGLLIVVHVWLVQRGVLAAYPTSLGRPLTAQELLLNGLIPFATLAVCYVCFAMIHHALFRTLARVVEERRNRDLADAGRRQAEDTMRANQHFEALGKLSSGVAHDVNNALTVILCNAELLSQSLPPGDDRQGAADILSAARSAAQTTRHLLSLSRRAFCVPVSLDPAAELKTACRLAARLLPEGIWISTENRGQRRLLADPADLQQALLNLLINARDAMPRGGAITLAHEDVTLPDGRPGVAVRVKDTGTGIPADVQPRIFDPFFTTKAPGQGTGLGLPMVKAFVEEAGGTIELQSAPDRGTTISLLFPECPVLPAGHNTNHAPPPAGERLLLIEDRDDLRQLLERALRRGGYHVTACASSEEAIAEFDSGARFAVLCTDGFGGNTSVNTVIDRFRADQPSAPVLLFSGHADHEITAVGLDTLKVELLRKPFTGAELLSRLAALPRT; encoded by the coding sequence ATGGTCTGGGCCGTTTTTATCTTCACCCTGCTGCAGATCATCGTCTGGCATCGCGTCCCGCTGGCCTCCCGGGTGCCGGTTTCTTTGGTCCTTGAGGCGATCCTGGTCGTCGGCGTGGGGGCGCAGTTTCTCGCCCTGAACCGACTGAGCGCGGCGGGCAGCGGGACCCTGTTCGTGCTCTGGCTCGGTGCGATCGACGTCATCGCCTGGGTTCAGGCCGGCCCGCAGATGGGCGTGGGCATCGCACTCGTGTGCACGGTGTTGGTCGCGCTGTTTTTCATCAACAAGCGCGCGGGCGCGGCCGTGGTGATCGCCCTGGGCCTGCTGATCGTGGTGCATGTCTGGCTCGTTCAACGCGGCGTGCTGGCGGCCTACCCGACCAGCTTGGGCCGGCCGCTCACCGCGCAGGAACTCCTCCTGAACGGGCTAATCCCGTTCGCCACCCTCGCGGTGTGCTACGTCTGCTTCGCCATGATCCACCACGCCCTCTTCCGCACGCTGGCGCGCGTGGTCGAGGAACGCCGCAACCGCGATCTCGCCGATGCCGGCCGCCGTCAGGCCGAGGACACCATGCGGGCCAACCAGCACTTTGAGGCGCTCGGCAAACTCTCCAGCGGCGTCGCGCACGACGTGAACAACGCCCTTACCGTGATCCTCTGCAACGCCGAGCTGCTCAGCCAGAGCCTCCCGCCCGGTGACGACCGGCAGGGAGCAGCCGACATCCTTTCCGCCGCCCGCTCCGCCGCACAGACCACGCGCCACCTGCTCAGCCTCAGCCGCCGCGCCTTCTGCGTGCCGGTCAGTCTCGACCCCGCGGCCGAACTCAAGACCGCGTGCCGCCTCGCCGCCCGGCTGTTGCCCGAGGGCATCTGGATCTCCACCGAGAACCGTGGCCAGCGCCGCCTCCTCGCCGATCCCGCCGACCTGCAGCAGGCCCTGCTCAACCTGCTGATCAACGCCCGCGACGCCATGCCCCGGGGCGGCGCCATCACGCTCGCCCACGAGGACGTGACCCTGCCCGACGGCCGGCCCGGCGTGGCCGTGCGCGTGAAGGACACCGGCACCGGTATTCCCGCCGACGTGCAACCGCGCATCTTCGACCCCTTCTTCACCACCAAGGCACCCGGCCAGGGCACCGGGCTCGGCCTGCCGATGGTCAAGGCCTTCGTGGAGGAAGCCGGCGGCACCATCGAGCTGCAGAGCGCACCGGACCGCGGCACCACCATCAGCCTGCTCTTTCCGGAATGCCCGGTCCTGCCTGCGGGACATAACACGAATCACGCGCCGCCGCCGGCCGGCGAGCGCCTGCTCCTCATCGAAGACCGCGACGATCTCCGCCAGTTGCTCGAACGGGCGCTGCGACGCGGCGGCTACCATGTCACGGCCTGCGCCTCCAGCGAAGAGGCCATCGCGGAATTCGACAGCGGCGCCCGCTTCGCCGTCCTTTGCACGGACGGGTTCGGTGGCAACACCTCCGTCAACACCGTAATCGACCGCTTCCGCGCCGACCAACCCTCCGCGCCCGTGCTGCTTTTTTCCGGCCATGCCGACCACGAAATCACCGCGGTTGGCTTGGATACGCTCAAGGTTGAGCTGCTCCGCAAGCCTTTCACCGGCGCCGAACTCCTGAGCCGCCTCGCGGCGCTCCCCCGCACCTAG
- a CDS encoding c-type cytochrome, producing MLSPQFPHPAAGKILGFVLLGICGLAIAGTVFVQIERQPEASSVSRGARLTEEAGCYACHGRSEEEPRFNLRQTGPGKWRDKNNPSFWESDITEVKVLVDWIANGVPAADAEAHKKLLIRMPAYRDRLTPAEIEDIAAWILAEGLKLRVDLSSHQAPVAGTGLTPDQLFAAGDALSRRHGCYQCHGELGQGGVANPDSFKGYIPGFQGRDFLKLTANGDRAEIIHWIDHGRGQAVESGLLGPIAKKFFDGQAIPMPGYRDHLSAAEKELLADYLLLLNKTGPLSASQLERLTQLLAPSP from the coding sequence ATGCTTTCCCCGCAGTTTCCCCACCCGGCCGCCGGCAAGATTCTCGGCTTCGTGTTGCTGGGGATCTGCGGCTTGGCCATCGCGGGCACGGTCTTTGTGCAGATTGAGCGCCAACCGGAAGCCTCGTCCGTCTCACGCGGCGCACGCCTGACCGAGGAAGCCGGCTGCTATGCTTGTCACGGCCGCAGCGAGGAGGAGCCGCGTTTCAATCTCCGCCAGACCGGTCCGGGCAAGTGGCGCGACAAGAACAACCCGTCATTCTGGGAAAGCGACATCACCGAAGTGAAGGTGCTGGTGGACTGGATCGCGAACGGCGTACCCGCGGCCGACGCCGAGGCACACAAGAAATTACTCATTCGTATGCCGGCCTACCGGGACCGGCTCACGCCTGCCGAGATCGAGGACATTGCCGCGTGGATTCTCGCCGAAGGACTCAAACTCCGGGTCGATCTCTCCTCGCACCAGGCTCCCGTCGCCGGGACCGGCCTCACCCCTGATCAGCTGTTCGCCGCCGGCGACGCCCTTTCCCGCCGCCACGGCTGCTACCAATGCCATGGCGAACTCGGCCAGGGCGGCGTGGCCAACCCCGACTCGTTCAAGGGCTACATCCCCGGCTTCCAGGGCCGGGACTTCCTCAAGCTCACCGCCAACGGCGACCGCGCCGAAATCATCCACTGGATTGATCACGGCCGCGGCCAGGCCGTCGAGTCAGGCTTGCTTGGTCCCATCGCGAAGAAGTTCTTCGACGGTCAGGCCATTCCGATGCCCGGCTACCGTGACCACCTCTCGGCCGCCGAGAAAGAGCTGCTTGCCGATTACCTCCTCCTGCTTAACAAAACAGGACCCTTGTCCGCCTCGCAACTCGAGCGGCTCACCCAACTCCTCGCCCCCTCCCCATGA
- a CDS encoding DUF1552 domain-containing protein, producing the protein MNTRHPTATLREQVALMNRRRFLKGLGACIALPAMGSLLPTRLFAAAAAAQLATTATGAPLRTAFVMFPNGAIPAHWWPAGGLTDFALQGTLAPLEAMRSHIQVLGGLEQANANAGNDGGGDHARGNAVFLTGVRINKSATDVRAGVSIDQAIAKEVGHLTRFPSLELTCDLNRKSADCDSGYSCAYQYNISWQSPTTPMTPENNPRLVFERLFGAGEHGHRAENALRRMQERRSVLDSVMDDAKRMQGRLDFSDREKLDQYLTGIRDIEVRIEKAEKFGAGPDPVVATPTGIPATHFEYVQLMYDMMLLAFQTDSTRVATFVLGHDGDNRSFGEIGITEGHHDLSHHQNNAERVAKVAQIDRWYVEQFTKFLAKMDQVKDVDGNTLLHNSRILYGSGNADGNRHTHENLPLILAGGGGGLLHGGRYVDHGSKPLSNLFLDLADQAGVTSLERFGDSTGRLGNT; encoded by the coding sequence ATGAACACCCGCCACCCCACCGCCACGCTCCGCGAGCAAGTCGCCCTGATGAACCGTCGTCGTTTCCTGAAAGGCCTGGGCGCGTGTATCGCGCTGCCGGCGATGGGCTCGCTGCTCCCCACGCGCCTGTTCGCGGCGGCCGCCGCCGCGCAACTGGCCACCACCGCGACCGGCGCGCCGTTGCGCACGGCCTTCGTCATGTTTCCCAACGGCGCCATCCCCGCGCACTGGTGGCCGGCCGGCGGCCTCACCGACTTTGCCCTGCAGGGCACGCTGGCCCCGCTGGAGGCGATGCGTTCGCACATCCAGGTGCTCGGCGGACTGGAACAGGCCAACGCCAACGCCGGCAACGACGGCGGAGGCGACCACGCACGCGGCAACGCGGTGTTCCTCACGGGCGTGCGCATCAACAAGAGCGCGACCGACGTCCGCGCCGGCGTCTCCATCGACCAGGCCATCGCCAAGGAGGTCGGGCATCTCACGCGTTTCCCCTCGCTCGAGCTCACCTGCGACCTCAACCGCAAGTCCGCCGACTGCGACTCCGGCTACTCCTGCGCCTACCAATACAACATTTCCTGGCAGTCGCCGACCACGCCGATGACGCCCGAAAACAACCCGCGCCTGGTCTTCGAGCGCCTCTTCGGCGCCGGCGAGCACGGGCACCGCGCCGAAAACGCGCTCCGCCGCATGCAGGAGCGGCGCTCGGTTCTCGACTCCGTGATGGACGACGCCAAACGCATGCAGGGGCGGCTCGACTTCAGTGACCGGGAAAAGCTCGACCAATACCTCACCGGCATCCGCGACATCGAGGTCCGCATCGAGAAGGCCGAGAAATTCGGCGCCGGCCCCGACCCGGTCGTCGCCACCCCGACCGGCATTCCCGCCACCCACTTCGAATACGTGCAGCTCATGTATGACATGATGCTCCTCGCCTTCCAGACCGACTCGACCCGCGTCGCCACCTTCGTGCTCGGTCACGACGGCGACAACCGCTCCTTTGGCGAAATCGGCATCACCGAAGGCCACCATGATCTTTCGCACCACCAGAACAACGCCGAGCGCGTGGCCAAGGTCGCGCAGATCGACCGCTGGTATGTGGAGCAGTTCACCAAGTTCCTCGCCAAGATGGACCAAGTGAAGGACGTGGACGGCAACACCCTGCTGCACAACTCGCGCATCCTCTACGGCAGCGGCAACGCCGACGGCAACCGCCACACCCACGAGAACCTCCCGCTCATCCTCGCGGGCGGCGGCGGCGGGCTCCTCCACGGTGGCCGTTATGTGGACCATGGCTCGAAGCCGCTCAGCAATCTCTTCCTCGACCTCGCCGATCAGGCCGGGGTGACCAGCCTCGAGCGCTTCGGCGACTCGACCGGACGACTGGGGAACACGTGA
- a CDS encoding DUF1592 domain-containing protein — protein MPRFPRPTPALSLCLLLLPATAPAQAAMETFKKDIQPMLETYCYSCHGEGESEGGVTLDQFKDEASLKDHKLWLRVLKNTRARIMPPVEEDYLTHDELEKFATFIKRDVFELDPAKPEPGRVTVRRLNRVDYRNTVRELMGVDYDTQKEFPADDTGHGFDNNGDVLTISPMLMEKYLDAAQAIVASAVPTQPLVVAERAVEGRQFVTLRMETPATLIADATTSAPAPATPAVIYERPAPSIQGRSLVLSYYTPVTVEAVHKVEHAGRYQVELDLKALERYVDDQFDYNRCRLVFTIDGEQVLDEEFVREGYEKSFKFAFDREWTPGEHRLLVEIRPVGPDRDQKRSLRLRLDAVNVRGPYAPEHWVPPANYARFFPRTVPANPAERAVYLRGILGSFASRAFRRPADEATIEKLARLAERTAAQEGGSFEAGVAQAMVAVLASPRFIFREEQTLPLEPGQPHPLVDEWSLASRLSYFLWSSMPDNELFRLAAQGRLRANLKSQVGRMLADPKSQEFVRNFTGQWLQARDITTVVINPLDVFLRENPNPEFLAALERFRQLNRIPVDRRTPEQKAEGEKLRDIVVPVFRAPKPELTWSLRRAMQQETELTFAHVLKEDRSLIELINADYTFLNEELAEHYGIPGVKGRDMRKVQLPPDSPRGGVLTQGTVLAVTSNPTRTSPVKRGVFILEKILGTPPAPPPPNIPPLENIASKEQLAKMTLRETLDLHASNGMCRSCHNRMDPLGLALENFNAMGRWRDMDSNQPVETGGKLITGEKFSNIRELKQILAKEHRGDYLHNMAEKLLMYALGRGVEYYDTDTLDQLVHRLEAAEARPSALLLGIIESAPFQQRRREPAAHTAVQSAVTTPRS, from the coding sequence ATGCCACGCTTTCCCCGGCCCACCCCCGCCCTGTCCTTGTGCCTGCTCCTGCTGCCCGCCACCGCCCCGGCGCAGGCGGCCATGGAGACGTTCAAGAAGGACATCCAGCCGATGCTGGAGACCTACTGTTACAGCTGCCACGGCGAGGGGGAGAGCGAGGGCGGAGTGACCCTCGACCAGTTCAAGGACGAGGCCTCGCTCAAGGACCACAAGCTCTGGCTGCGCGTGCTGAAGAACACCCGGGCGCGCATCATGCCACCGGTGGAAGAAGACTACCTGACCCACGACGAGCTCGAGAAATTTGCCACCTTCATCAAGCGCGACGTGTTTGAACTCGATCCCGCCAAGCCCGAGCCGGGCCGCGTGACGGTGCGGCGGCTCAACCGCGTGGATTACCGCAACACCGTGCGCGAGCTCATGGGCGTGGACTACGACACGCAGAAGGAATTCCCGGCCGATGACACCGGCCACGGTTTCGACAACAACGGCGACGTGCTGACCATCTCGCCGATGCTGATGGAGAAATACCTCGACGCCGCTCAGGCGATCGTGGCGAGTGCCGTGCCCACCCAGCCGCTCGTCGTGGCCGAGAGGGCGGTCGAAGGCCGGCAGTTTGTCACGCTGCGCATGGAGACGCCGGCGACGCTCATCGCCGATGCCACCACCTCGGCCCCGGCCCCCGCCACCCCGGCCGTCATCTACGAGCGGCCCGCCCCGTCCATTCAAGGACGCTCGCTGGTGCTGTCCTACTACACGCCGGTCACGGTCGAGGCCGTGCACAAGGTGGAGCACGCCGGCCGTTACCAGGTGGAACTAGATCTGAAGGCTTTGGAACGCTACGTGGACGACCAGTTCGACTACAACCGCTGCCGTCTCGTGTTCACCATCGATGGCGAACAGGTGCTCGACGAGGAGTTCGTGCGCGAGGGCTACGAGAAGTCCTTCAAGTTCGCCTTCGACCGCGAGTGGACGCCGGGCGAACACCGCCTGCTGGTGGAGATTCGTCCGGTGGGACCGGATCGCGACCAGAAGCGTTCGCTGCGCCTGCGGCTCGACGCGGTGAACGTGCGCGGCCCCTATGCCCCCGAGCACTGGGTGCCGCCGGCCAATTACGCGCGGTTTTTCCCGCGCACGGTGCCGGCCAACCCGGCCGAACGTGCGGTCTATCTCCGCGGCATCCTGGGCAGTTTTGCGTCGCGGGCCTTCCGCCGCCCCGCCGACGAGGCCACCATTGAGAAACTCGCCCGCTTGGCCGAGCGCACCGCCGCGCAGGAAGGCGGCTCGTTCGAGGCCGGCGTGGCGCAGGCCATGGTCGCCGTGCTCGCCTCCCCGCGTTTCATTTTCCGCGAGGAACAAACCCTGCCGCTGGAGCCCGGGCAGCCGCATCCGCTGGTGGACGAGTGGTCGCTGGCGTCCCGGTTGTCCTATTTCCTGTGGTCCTCGATGCCGGACAACGAACTCTTCCGGCTGGCCGCCCAAGGCCGTCTGCGGGCGAACCTCAAGTCACAGGTCGGCCGCATGCTGGCCGACCCCAAGTCCCAGGAGTTCGTCCGCAACTTCACCGGCCAGTGGCTGCAGGCGCGCGACATCACCACGGTGGTGATCAACCCGCTTGATGTTTTCCTGCGCGAAAATCCCAACCCGGAGTTCCTCGCCGCGTTGGAGCGTTTCCGGCAGCTCAACCGCATTCCGGTGGATCGCCGCACCCCCGAGCAAAAGGCCGAGGGGGAAAAACTGCGGGACATTGTCGTGCCGGTCTTCCGCGCCCCGAAGCCGGAGCTCACCTGGAGCCTGCGGCGGGCCATGCAGCAGGAAACCGAGCTGACCTTCGCCCATGTGCTCAAGGAGGACCGCAGCCTCATCGAGCTGATCAACGCGGATTACACCTTCCTGAACGAGGAACTGGCGGAGCATTACGGCATCCCGGGCGTCAAGGGCCGCGACATGCGCAAGGTGCAGCTGCCGCCCGACAGCCCGCGCGGCGGCGTGCTCACCCAGGGCACCGTGCTCGCCGTGACCTCCAATCCCACGCGCACCTCGCCGGTGAAACGCGGGGTATTCATCCTCGAAAAGATCCTCGGCACCCCGCCCGCGCCGCCGCCGCCCAACATCCCGCCGCTCGAGAACATCGCTTCCAAGGAGCAGTTGGCGAAGATGACCCTGCGCGAGACCCTCGACTTGCACGCCAGCAACGGCATGTGCCGCTCCTGCCACAACCGCATGGACCCGCTCGGCCTTGCCCTGGAAAACTTCAACGCCATGGGCCGCTGGCGCGACATGGACAGCAACCAGCCGGTCGAGACGGGCGGCAAGCTCATCACCGGTGAAAAGTTCTCCAACATTCGCGAGCTGAAGCAAATCCTCGCGAAGGAGCACCGTGGCGATTACCTGCACAACATGGCCGAGAAACTTCTCATGTATGCCCTCGGCCGCGGCGTGGAATACTACGACACCGATACGCTCGACCAGCTTGTGCACCGGCTCGAAGCCGCCGAGGCCCGTCCTTCCGCCCTCCTGCTCGGCATCATCGAATCCGCCCCCTTCCAGCAGCGCCGCCGTGAACCTGCGGCGCACACGGCCGTCCAGTCCGCCGTGACCACTCCTCGCAGCTAA
- a CDS encoding alkaline phosphatase D family protein gives MKLLRVLALISFSVLGALSSALAAGSILSGPMLGYRAHREIFLWLEAKDAQQVTLDFWLTGKPETKRSITQPAPTPTPAGGQIFHFRPGLLEPGAEYEYTLSLDGVKQDFPFPTRFKTHPLWEWRTPAPDFSFLFGTCAYFNEPAHDRPGAGYGRTLETFRLMGESGADFMLWGGDNWYYREVDFDSTSGLWYRAQVTRREPALQKLFATMPQYAVWDDHDYGENDANKSYELKDEALRVFQAYWGNPSSGEADNPGIYTKFRWSDATFFLMDNRWHRDGDHLDAAAAAGRKTQYGARQLDWLKQGLLAAQENKNCNFKFIVTGGQVVTDFAGASQSFAYYPEERAELLQFIARHRITGVIFLSGDVHFTELARRKISDTQWVYELTSSPLSSGVSRQNVTEHAADPYRVPGTQVQDQNFCQVRIAGPKEAREVIITSIDKQGAVRFTHKIPLSELQ, from the coding sequence ATGAAACTGCTCCGCGTCCTCGCCCTCATCTCTTTTTCCGTCCTCGGCGCGCTGTCCTCGGCCCTGGCCGCCGGCTCAATTCTCTCCGGTCCGATGCTCGGCTATCGGGCGCACCGCGAGATATTCCTGTGGCTGGAAGCCAAGGATGCGCAGCAGGTGACCCTCGACTTCTGGCTCACGGGCAAGCCCGAGACCAAGCGCTCGATCACACAACCCGCGCCCACTCCCACCCCGGCCGGCGGCCAGATCTTCCACTTCCGGCCCGGCCTGCTCGAGCCGGGCGCCGAGTATGAATATACGCTCAGCCTCGACGGTGTGAAACAGGACTTCCCCTTCCCCACCCGGTTCAAAACCCATCCCCTGTGGGAATGGCGTACCCCGGCGCCGGACTTCAGCTTCCTCTTCGGCACCTGTGCCTACTTCAACGAGCCGGCGCATGACCGGCCGGGTGCCGGTTACGGCCGGACCCTGGAGACCTTCCGTCTGATGGGCGAAAGCGGCGCGGACTTCATGCTGTGGGGCGGCGACAACTGGTATTACCGCGAGGTGGACTTCGATTCCACCAGTGGTCTCTGGTATCGCGCCCAGGTCACGCGCCGGGAGCCGGCCCTGCAGAAGCTATTTGCCACCATGCCCCAATACGCCGTGTGGGATGACCACGACTATGGCGAAAACGACGCCAACAAGAGCTATGAGCTCAAGGACGAGGCCCTCCGCGTTTTCCAGGCCTACTGGGGCAACCCCAGTTCCGGCGAGGCCGATAATCCCGGCATCTACACGAAGTTTCGCTGGAGCGACGCGACCTTCTTCCTGATGGACAACCGCTGGCACCGCGACGGCGACCACCTGGACGCCGCCGCTGCCGCCGGTCGCAAGACCCAATACGGCGCCCGCCAGCTCGACTGGTTGAAACAAGGACTGCTCGCGGCCCAGGAAAACAAGAACTGCAACTTCAAGTTCATCGTCACCGGCGGTCAGGTCGTCACGGATTTCGCCGGCGCCAGCCAGAGCTTCGCCTACTACCCCGAGGAACGGGCGGAACTCCTCCAGTTCATCGCCCGGCACCGCATCACGGGCGTCATCTTTCTGAGCGGGGACGTGCACTTCACCGAGCTCGCGCGCCGCAAGATCTCCGACACCCAGTGGGTCTATGAACTGACCTCCTCGCCGCTCTCCAGCGGCGTTTCCCGGCAAAACGTGACCGAGCATGCCGCCGATCCCTACCGCGTCCCGGGCACCCAGGTGCAGGACCAAAATTTCTGCCAGGTGCGCATCGCCGGCCCCAAGGAGGCCCGCGAGGTCATCATCACCAGCATCGACAAGCAGGGCGCCGTTCGCTTCACCCACAAGATTCCGCTGAGCGAGTTGCAGTAA
- a CDS encoding SRPBCC family protein: MSNHTSNFPADRELVLERLLNAPREKLWRCWTEPALIVQWFTPPPFKTTKAVLDVRPGGASCITMQSPEGQEFPNPGIYLEVVPPERLVMTDAFTAAWTPSEKAFCTIILTFADAGPGQTRYTARVRHWSAADREAHEKMGFHEGWGVATHQLEALAQRI; encoded by the coding sequence ATGTCGAACCACACCAGCAACTTTCCCGCCGACCGTGAACTCGTCCTTGAGCGCCTGCTCAACGCGCCGCGCGAGAAACTCTGGCGCTGCTGGACCGAGCCGGCGCTCATCGTCCAGTGGTTCACGCCGCCGCCGTTCAAGACTACCAAGGCCGTGCTCGACGTCCGGCCGGGCGGGGCGAGCTGCATCACCATGCAGTCCCCCGAGGGCCAGGAATTCCCGAATCCCGGCATTTACCTCGAGGTCGTGCCGCCGGAGCGCTTGGTGATGACCGATGCCTTCACGGCGGCCTGGACACCTTCAGAGAAAGCATTCTGCACGATCATCCTTACTTTTGCGGATGCCGGACCCGGGCAGACCCGCTACACCGCCCGGGTCCGACACTGGTCAGCCGCCGACCGCGAGGCTCACGAGAAAATGGGTTTCCACGAAGGCTGGGGTGTTGCCACCCACCAACTCGAAGCTCTGGCGCAGAGGATCTGA
- a CDS encoding MBOAT family O-acyltransferase, with the protein MIFNSLTFVVFFAAVLAAYWAIPSWGARKNILLGASYLFYAAWNPPFVLLLVLSTLIDHVAGARMAAATRPAARKAWLAFSLVANLGMLGYFKYGTFVLENFQALLALAGITYVPPQMNIVLPVGISFYTFQTLSYSLDIYRGQMAPVRSFRDFALYVTFFPQLVAGPIVRAVDFLPQMVNAPRPQAGRMAWGLFLMTLGLFQKAVLADTLLSGAADSVFGFRGPLAGLDAWTGVLAFSGQIFFDFAGYSTCAIGASLCLGFSLGDNFRFPYAAVGFSDFWRRWHLSLSTFLRDYLYIPLGGNRSGAARMVINLVIVMLLGGLWHGAAWTFVVWGLIHGLMLVLERGLRHLFKDAAWTQTLGVQLLLGLATYVVVCIAWVFFRAGNFGTALGLLAAMTGNLPIAGEAILSTRQIAQVALVTVGLLGAHWLLRHTTLEAVVARSPRWVLSGVWSLMLFTLILNQGNGNAFIYFQF; encoded by the coding sequence ATGATCTTCAACTCCCTCACCTTTGTCGTCTTCTTCGCCGCGGTCCTCGCCGCCTATTGGGCGATCCCCTCCTGGGGCGCGCGCAAGAACATCCTGCTCGGCGCGAGCTACCTGTTCTATGCCGCCTGGAACCCGCCCTTCGTGCTGCTGCTGGTGCTCTCCACACTGATCGACCACGTCGCCGGCGCCCGGATGGCCGCCGCCACCCGCCCCGCCGCCCGCAAGGCCTGGCTGGCCTTCAGCCTCGTCGCTAACCTCGGCATGCTCGGCTACTTCAAATACGGCACCTTCGTGCTGGAGAACTTCCAGGCGCTGCTCGCGCTCGCCGGCATCACCTACGTGCCGCCGCAGATGAACATCGTGCTGCCGGTCGGCATCTCGTTCTACACGTTCCAGACCCTCTCCTACTCGCTCGACATCTACCGCGGGCAAATGGCGCCGGTGCGGTCCTTCCGCGACTTCGCGCTTTATGTGACGTTTTTCCCGCAGCTGGTGGCCGGCCCCATCGTGCGCGCCGTGGACTTCCTGCCGCAGATGGTGAACGCCCCGCGCCCGCAGGCCGGTCGTATGGCCTGGGGCCTGTTCCTGATGACGCTCGGTCTGTTCCAAAAGGCGGTGCTCGCCGACACCCTGCTCTCGGGCGCGGCCGACTCGGTCTTCGGTTTCCGCGGCCCGCTGGCCGGACTGGACGCGTGGACCGGCGTGCTGGCCTTCTCCGGCCAGATCTTCTTCGACTTCGCCGGCTATTCGACCTGCGCCATCGGCGCGTCGCTCTGCCTCGGTTTCTCGCTCGGGGACAACTTCCGCTTTCCCTACGCCGCCGTGGGCTTCTCCGACTTCTGGCGCCGCTGGCACCTGTCGCTCTCCACGTTCCTGCGCGACTACCTCTACATTCCGCTCGGTGGCAACCGCAGCGGCGCGGCTCGCATGGTCATCAACCTCGTCATCGTGATGCTGCTCGGCGGCCTCTGGCACGGCGCGGCCTGGACCTTCGTGGTCTGGGGCCTGATTCATGGCCTGATGCTGGTATTGGAGCGCGGGCTGCGCCACCTCTTCAAGGACGCCGCGTGGACCCAGACGCTCGGCGTGCAGCTCCTGCTCGGCCTCGCGACCTATGTCGTCGTCTGCATCGCGTGGGTCTTCTTCCGCGCCGGCAACTTCGGCACTGCGCTGGGCCTGCTCGCCGCCATGACCGGCAACCTCCCCATCGCCGGCGAGGCCATCCTGTCCACGCGCCAGATCGCGCAGGTCGCACTGGTTACCGTCGGCCTGCTCGGCGCCCACTGGCTCCTGCGCCACACCACGCTCGAGGCCGTCGTCGCCCGCAGCCCGCGCTGGGTTTTGAGCGGCGTGTGGTCGCTCATGCTTTTCACCCTCATTCTCAACCAAGGAAACGGCAATGCATTCATCTACTTCCAATTCTGA
- a CDS encoding SOS response-associated peptidase, with the protein MCGRYTFQQVEALKRLIESLTGETYDAFMARFNVAPTQRSPVVRPGAGGRPKMEHLPWGLGSIRKTAGAASPVHFNARSEDVLEKPTFREAVQRRRCVVPADGFFEWKRITERTRQPHLISLKERQPFFMAGICDEPTAERPAGYALLTCGPNRLMATIHHRMPVILDDPGVDRWLQPGPLTAGDVARLCVPLADSRMQAWPVGDIVNHALHDEPACVEPVAAFSDPQGSFGF; encoded by the coding sequence ATGTGCGGACGCTACACCTTCCAGCAGGTCGAGGCGCTGAAGCGATTGATCGAGAGCCTCACGGGGGAAACCTACGACGCCTTCATGGCGCGGTTCAATGTCGCGCCCACCCAGCGCAGCCCGGTGGTTCGCCCCGGGGCGGGCGGACGACCCAAAATGGAACACCTGCCCTGGGGGCTGGGCTCAATCCGCAAGACCGCAGGCGCGGCGTCCCCCGTCCATTTCAATGCCCGGTCCGAGGACGTGTTGGAGAAGCCCACCTTCCGGGAGGCCGTGCAGCGGCGCCGCTGCGTGGTACCCGCCGACGGTTTTTTCGAATGGAAGCGCATCACTGAACGCACGCGCCAGCCGCATCTCATCTCGCTGAAGGAGCGCCAGCCGTTTTTCATGGCGGGAATTTGCGATGAACCCACCGCGGAGCGGCCCGCAGGCTACGCCCTGCTGACCTGCGGCCCCAACCGGCTGATGGCGACGATTCATCACCGCATGCCCGTGATCCTCGACGACCCGGGCGTGGACCGCTGGCTGCAACCGGGGCCGCTCACCGCGGGGGATGTGGCCCGCCTGTGTGTGCCGTTGGCCGACAGCCGCATGCAGGCTTGGCCGGTAGGCGATATCGTCAACCACGCGCTCCATGACGAGCCCGCCTGCGTGGAACCGGTGGCGGCGTTTTCCGATCCGCAGGGCTCGTTCGGCTTTTGA